In Marmota flaviventris isolate mMarFla1 chromosome 19, mMarFla1.hap1, whole genome shotgun sequence, the DNA window GACAGCTTGACCCTCCACTCCCAGGACCCCGAACTCCAGGCCTAGCTCCCACCTGCTCCCAGCAGATATTGACCGTGGCGAGACCGGCTGTGCCCTGAGCTCCTCTTGAAACTACCCCCCGGGGGAGAGAGTTCGGGGGAGGTCCCCTCACACTCCTGTCTCTCTGCACAGATGAGGTGGGGGCGCTGGTCTTTGACATTGGCTCCTTCTCAGTCCGCGCTGGGTACGCTGGGGAGGACTGCCCCAAGGTGAGCCTTCCAGCCCCTTCCCCAAAACCTAGGGATTCTGGACTTAGCTTCAGGCTTCCTGTGACTCAGAGCTTTCACAGCCCAGCCCCAAAGCTGTGCTGAGCGGGAATGTGGGAGTAAACCCAGGGGCGGGCTGAGGGCCCTGGGTGGGACTGGACAGGGACAAGAGGGCCATCTCTCTCCCTGCctatcctccccacccccaggctgaCTTCCCCACTACGGTGGGGCTGCTGGCCGCTGAAGATGGGGGCGGGCTGGAGctggagggggagaaagagaagaaggggaaGATCTTCCATATTGACACCAACGCCCTGCACGTGCCTCGGGATGGAGCAGAAGTCATGTCGCCCCTCAAGAATGGCATGAGTAAGGGGCCCCTACCCATCACCTCCTCACACagcacccccctacacacacacacaccacctggGATACAGCATCCCATACCTTCAGAGTCATCCTTGCAACTGCCCAAGTCCCAGGGACCTCCTCACAGCTTCCCTCCGCTGCCTGGTACCCAGCCCAGGGTCCCACCAGATTCCCGGGAATGGGGACTTTTCTGATGGAGCTGGACTCACTCTTCCCAAGACTCTTTTCCTTCTTGTCTGCCACCCCTGCCTGCCCACCTGCATCTCTCCACACTGGTCTTCTTCCCCCAAGTCGAGGACTGGGAGTGTTTCCGGGCCATTCTGGATCATACCTACAGCAAACACGTCAAGTCTGAGCCAAACCTGCACCCAGTTCTCATGTCGGAGGCCCCGGTGAGTGCCTCATTCAGACTCACATCCAGCTCTGGGGCCCCCAGCACACCCTTTCCACCATTCACCCCTCACTTCAAGTCACCCCTATCAGTGGCTTCACCTACATTTTCCTTCCAACCTTATAATCGTCAAccagttttcttccttcctggcttctctcctctcttccagCTCTATCCACTCTGCCCTTCACCCCTGCCCACAGttcttttttgactttttaactTAAAATCTTGGGTCAACATTATATATACACGTAAGGAATCAATTTGCTTTATAAAGTGTGTTAAGGTAAAAGCCTGCAGTTCTTACCCTCCTCCTTCCATTTCCCCCATTCCAAAGACAACTaaactgcttttctctttttaagctagttttttttattgtagtattTTTTCTGTATCTCTAAATGTCACACTTAAAttattgcatgtttttttttccagtatgggaactgaatccaggtccttgcatatgctaggcaagtgcttatCCCCAGACCacatgtgtacatgtacaaacacatacatacacacacacacatacacacaaactgcttttttttttcttctttgagagaaggtcttgctaagttgtccagactggcctcaaacttgagctCCTACTGCCCCAGCCGCCCAAGTCACTGGTTTACAGGAATGTACCCCAACACCTGACTGCATGGATTTTTCCCCCTAagctttagatattttttaaaaaggcaaagcattctttttttaacctttattttatttatttacttttatgtgatgctgaggattgaacccagtgcctcacacgtgctaggcaagcactctaccactgagccacaaccccagccccagctttagATATTCTCTATGAATTTCCCACTAAGGAAACAAGCATTTGGTTCTTCACCATCCCCACTATAtcacacatatttctttttttttaaattttttgttttagaaagagagagagagagagaaagagtttttttttaatatttattttttagttttcggcggacacaacatctttgtttgtatgtggtgctgaggattgaacccgggccgcaagcatgccaggcgagcccgctaccgcttgagccacatccccagcccctatcacACATATTTCTGATTCCCCACCTTTAAGTACATTTGTCTTTTATacttttgaaaagatcaatactCAGAAtctatgcttttattattttttatcctgAGCAGGCaagaaaatatagttattttttctttcctgtgcaaCTTTTTGTTCACTGGATCTGAAAATTGTCTTGGGTTTTATGTTGCTTAGTCTTCTATCTACTTAATAATGTGACCCTATGTTATTCATATGTTATTCATATATAGCTACCTGTATATTTTCTCAAGACATTAATTGCTTTAGATAGTTTATTAATTTCATCTTCCTGAAGAAATTTCTCCAGGAGAGCCTAATAACCTATTCCACTTTGAATTAGCAGCCCTCTACACCAAGGGCAGAACTGTCATCTGGCATCCCCTGTCACCCCGTGGAGAATCCCTTTGCCTCACTCCTATATTGGGGAAGAAATTTGGACCTTTACTACCCCTGTGTTAGAAGTCCTGTTTCTGATATTTGATTCCATTTCTTGTTTTACTTCTTAGAAAGATTATAGGAAGtaaattttttgagattttgCATGTCCGATCTTGGATTGATAGCTTAGCTAGGTATCACACTCCGggttggaaaattttttttttttcttcagaatcttGAAGGTATTTCTCCATTCTCTTCCAATATCCACAGTTGCCACCAAGAAGGCTGAAACTGTCTAGCTCCTGATCTtctggtgtgatttttttttctttctgaaggtTTATAGATTTCTCACTCCATCCTAAGTATTCTACAATTTTACTATGATATGTACTGATATtgatttatattcattcattgtTGTATATACTTAATATGTCCCTTCAATCTAAAAACCTCTGCCTttcaaatcaatgaaaaaaatttattcattttattacttatttctctcaattttctctgttctcttttaagaaattctgttatttaaattttgGGCCAAAACTGGTcccctgatttttattttattttatttattttggtgctggggaattgAACAAAGGGCCTCATGCATTGccaggcagatgctctaccactgcatCTCtacccacatccccaaccctttttcttatattttctcttctgttttccatCTCTACTTTTCCCCTCTAGTTTCTAAGATGTTCCCTCAACTTTACATTCCAACCCTTCTTCCAAGTTTTCCATTTCTGCTCCTACATTCTTACTTTCCATGAGTTCTGTTTTTGTTCCATGAATGTTGCTTTTTGAGTGTCCTCCTCTGGTTTCATGGGTGTACTATTGTTGGTTCCTTCACTAAGAATATTACTGATTTGGTTTTTGCTCTTGTATCTTCCTGAATAATCTCTGTTCTTCCAAGTTGTTCTTACAAGTGGCAGGCACCTgtaaaatcccagtggctccagaggctgaggcaggaggatctcgaattcaaatccagctttagcaaaagcaaggtgttaagcaactgagtgagaccctgtctctaaataaaatacaaaatagagatgggatgtggttcagtggtcgagtgcccctgaattcaatccccagtatccccttcccccaaaaaaataaaaccaaattgcTTTTTTATCTGCATTGTTTTTGGGAAGGTCTCTATCTCATTGTAGAGACATTTCTTAGATTCTGAAAGCCCATGTTTGCCTGCTTATTGTTTCGTGGTGGGGCTCTTAAAAGCTGATCAGAAACCCTGGTTCCGGGGGATGGAGAGCTTATTGATTGATGTTTGCTATGGGCTAATCTGAATGGAATGTTCTGGTGGTCAGCATACAGATGCTGTACTATACAAATACTGGTATCTTCAGATTTGAGAAGGGTGCTGGGTTGAACCTAGGACTTCTCATGCATAAGgcagatactctaccactgagctacaccccaacctgTATCTTTAGATTTTTGATGTGACCCCACAGGCTTCAACCCTGGAGACCTGCTTGGATCCCTCTTTCTTAGAGCAAGTGAGAGAATGGGGCTGGTAGTCTCAGCATCCAGTGTACCTGACATCACTTCATTCTCCGCCTTGGGCAGATGCCCTCACTCCCGCTGTGTCCAGAGTCCCATCAGTTCAGGAATCCTCAGTGTCATCCTCTCTGGGGTTCTGGAACTGGCATGGGGGATAATAGCTCAGTGACATGGAGTTGGGGAGAGAGTTTAGGAGTCTGTTATGTGAGTAGCTTCAAACAATCTTATTTTCGATTTCCTTTCATCTCTACTTCTAGAAATACCTGAACCCTATTCCTGAGGCTTTTCAGGATTCTGTGGCTTATCACAGGTTGTTCCTGGTTTTTTCCACTACCAGTTTAGGAGTCAGTTTGCCGAACCTCACCACTCACCTATCTGATTCCCAGCTCCAATATTTTGTCACTGTTTCCCCTTATTATTCCCAACCCaagccctcctctctctcttttttttttttttttgtccctcttgctctctctctctccaacccaCCCCAGAACAGAGATTAATACAACTTAAAATTAACCTTTCTAAAGTtaacaattcagtggcatttagtacattAACAGTGTTACACAGCCATTACTGCTATCTGGTTAAAACATTTTCAAGATCTCAAAGAAGAACCCATTTCTGTTAAATAGTTACTCTGTAATCCAAACTCTTAGAAATCactgatctactttctgtctctatgtatttaattgtttatataaatggaatcatacaatatgtcttttttggactggggattgaagtcagggacactcaactactgagccacatccctagccctattttatagtttatttagagacagggtctcactgagttgcctagggccttgataagtttctgagactggctttgatcctcctgcctcagcctccctgagaggattacaggtgtgcaccaccacacccagctcaataTGTTACTTTCacccttctcctttttcttcttcttcctctttctgtgtgctggggattgaacccagggcttcataaaTGCTAAGCATATActcaccactgagttacacccacaGTCCTATTCTGTCACTTAacatgttttaaatgttcatccaTGTTTAGCATGTATTGGTACCGCATTTCTTATTGTGGCTGAATAATGTGCATTGTACAGATATACCACCATTGTCTTATCCACTTTCCACTGATGGGCATTTGGACTATATCTACCTTTTAGGCATAGTGAGTGCTGCTTtgaatatttgtgtacatatatttattgGAGTACCTGTTTTCCGTTCTTCTGAATATGTAATTAGGAGTGGAATTTCAGAGTCTTATAGTAATGTTTACTTTTTTGAGGAACCAACAACAGTGACTGAACCCTTTTATGTTCTGACCAGCAGTGTGAGagagttccaatttcttcacGTCCTTGTCAGCActtgctattttctgttttttaattattttaccacTCTAGTGCACAcaaagtggtatctcattatgctcttgatttgcaattccctaatGGCTAAGaatgtttgatttgcatttccctggtggcaCTTCTTTTCCTGGGCTTGTTGACTTCTGTGggtttaaatctttttaaattgcCCCTTCATTATAGTTTCGCTGGGATCTTGGGAGGGAATAAAATTAGATGTTTGCATCATTACCGAGACATCCTCTTCCCCAGCTTTCTTGCCTCTAGATGATTAGAATGGGGGAAAGGAATGACCTGGGGACTGGGAGGAGCCTGAGGTGTATATTGTAACAATTAAGAGCCCCTGAGCCAGGCATCAGAGGAACAGGACTCCAGATCCAGCTCTGTCTAGAGCTTCCTGTGTCATCTTCCTCTCTGAGTGTTGTTTTCCTCATCTAGGTTTTGACTGTGATCCTTAAAATTCTTTATAGTTCTCACAATGTGAACTCTTCCCCTAGTATGAGTTGTGTGTGTGAATAAGTGTGTTTGCATATATGCGTATGTAgatgtatgtatatgtgcatgaatgtgagtgtgtatgtatgtgtgtgatcGTTGTGTCTGAGTGTGTCCCTCCTGACTCCTCCCTCCTGCACTCTCTCCACAGTGGAACACACGGGCCAAGCGGGAGAAGTTGACTGAGCTGATGTTCGAGCAGTACAACATTCCTGCCTTCTTTTTATGCAAGACAGCCGTGCTCACTGCGTATCCTCTGGGTTGTATCGCTCTGCTGGGTGGAGGGACAGGGTGGGGTGTGTAGGCCTGATTCTCTGGAGATCAGAGTCAGGACTCTGATCAGAGCCAGACTCCTTCCTTAGCCACACCAGGACTAAAGACCCATGGGCAAGTGCCCAGGACTTCGGGAGTCCAGATAAGTGGCCTTTCCCCATTCCATGGATCAGGCTGAGCAGAGAAAGAGCTGGGCTAAGGGGACAGCAGGAGCTGGGactgggcagaggagggaggggtaTATGACTCTGAGGCTGTCCCTTCTCAAACCACCAGtcagcattgctttttttcaGCATCTGCTTTGCACAGAACCCTGTGCTAAGCACTCACTGGCGGGACAGGGACCATAATTCAGGGAGCCCAGATCTTAGAACCAAGAATAAAGAGAGGCTGGAGTTCCATAGGAACAGAGGAAGAAGTTGCAATTCACCCAGGAAAGAAGTGACTGAGGTCTGAGGAGCCTATCTCCAGGAGATGGGCCATAAGTCAAGGGGAGAGTCTTGCAGAGTGGGGGTTGGATGGGCCCCAGGAAGAGTGGGGAACCAGGCCAGCCCCTCACTTGCCACAGCTGTCTCTTTGACTGACCCATCCCACACCAGCTTTGCAAATGGACGTTCCACGGGCCTCGTGTTGGACAGTGGGGCCACCCACACCACGGCCATTCCAGTGCATGATGGCTATGTCCTGCAGCAAGGTGGGGCCTCGGCAGGGGCCAGGGGGGCTTGGAGAGGGCCAGGTCCTGACACTGCCTCCTCTTCCAGGCATTGTCAAGTCGCCCCTGGCCGGGGACTTCATCTCCATGCAGTGCCGGGAGCTCTTCCAGGAAATGGCTATTGACATCATCCCCCCTTACATGATCGCAGCCAAGGTGGGACCTCTGGGGAGTCCAGAGCTGCCACCATAGAGTCCTGGGTACCTGTCAGCCCACCAACCCATGATATAGCAGACCAGAGAGCAGCAGGACCCCCAAAAGATGATAGGTCCAGTTCTTCATTTTTCAATCAAGGCATCAAAGATGGAGACATGCTGAAGGACATGGCCAAGGTCATGCAATCAGCTGGCAGCAACATGTGTGAAaaccagtgtgtgtggggggggtccaAATGGCCCAGGTTCAAATTCTGCCTCTGCCACATAAGAGCTGTGTGACCCAGAACATGATATTGAcactctctggacctcagtttcctctcctgTAAAGAAAATAGAACAACAGGGAAAAGTGTTAAATGACACTGCGTGCAGAGGGCTTCTCTAGGTCCCCACATGGGATAGAGCCCAGAAGAGGCCTTCCCCATATGCCCTCAGCTTTCCCTAATTGGGCTTTTTCAATCACCTGTATTCAACATGTGTATGGCACAAATGGGAACAAGTTCTCCCAgttccctctcctctctgtcaAGGAAGGACAAGAAACCCTTCTTTGGAGCAATAAAGCAGAACCCCCAGCGCTGGTTAACTGCAGAGCTGGTGAGGGCTGGTAAGGCAGGTGTGGACAGGGGGTGGACAAGCACCGGCGAGGGAAGGATGCTCAGAGGCTGTGCCCTTACAGGAGCCTGTGCGGGAAGGTGCTCCCCCAAActggaaaaagaaggagaagctACCCCAAGTCTCCAAGTCCTGGCATAACTACATGTGCAATGTGAGGCACTAAGAATGTTCCCCAAAGAGcttccctccccagctcctggcccCCTGCCACAAGCTGTGGGGAGGGACAGAGGCCCTGAAGGCGGGTGGGGTGTGGTGCTCGAGAGGGAGGCCAAGTCCTCACCCCTTCTTGATTCTCAGGAGGTGATTCAGGACTTCCAGGCCTCGGTGCTGCAGGTCTCAGACTCCCCCTATGATGAGCAGTGAGTGGGGCTCCgtgctggggtgggaggagggtacAAGTAGGGCTCAGGGGGCACCTGTGGTGCTTCTTACCTGGGGACTTTGTGAGCACCCCAGGCAGAGTTTTGATCCTTCCTGGGCAGGGTGGCTGCACAAATGCCCACAGTCCATTATGAGATGCCCAATGGCTACAATACAGACTATGGCGCCGAGCGACTCCGCATCCCCGAAGGCCTGTTTGATCCCTCCAATGTCAAGGTTTGGTGGGGTGGTGAGCACTGATTTGGGATGGGGGCTGGCTGGAGTTTTTAAATTCTAGGGTATGGGAGAGGCTGGGAAGGATCACAGGGGCCAAAGCCCAGGTCACCTTTGTCAACAGGGCCTTTCAGGGAACACCATGTTAGGCGTAGGCCATGTGGTCACCACCAGCATTGGCATGTGCGACATCGACATTCGTCCGGTGAGGCCTGGGCCAGGGCTGAGTGAAAGGGTCCAGGAgtggggaggctgggaggggtAGTTCCTGCAGGCTCACTCTTCCTCTTTGCTCTCAGGGCCTATATGGCAGTGTCATTGTCACTGGCGGGAACACGCTGCTTCAGGGCTTCACTGACAGGCTCAATCGAGAGCTTTCCCAGAAGACCCCACCGGTAGGTGTTCACCCCTTACCCGGGGCCCTGGACTCCACTCCTGGTATAGCCTTTTAGGACCAAGTCCATCTTCCTTCCCAAACATGGAACGTTCTGTCCATCAGAGCAGACCTCTTGCCCCTGTGGCTTCTTCCCACCTTCCAAGCCCTGTCCCTTCCCAGAGCCTAGATGTCTGCTTCTCCTGCCCCTTTCTCCCCACAGAGCATGCGTCTGAAGCTCATCGCCAGTAACAGCACCATGGAGCGCAAGTTCAGCCCCTGGATTGGGGGCTCCATTTTGGCCTCACTGGTGAGAAGGAAGGGGCCTGGCCTAGTGCTGAGTGTGGGGAAGGGGACACCCGGACACACCCCACTGCCTTGCCAGCATCCTAGTTCATTCATttaactaacatttatttttttgagaaagagaagtGCTCCCAGAAACCTAAATGCTTTATCAGGACACAAATCAGGGAGCAGAAAGACAGGGAGTTGGAGATGGGTTGGGATGAGGTCGTGGTAAGGCACCCACCATCCTCTGTGAGCAGAGGGGATGTCCTGGGGGTTGAGGGCAAAGGAGTGATGTGATGATGACAGGCACCTCTGAGAAGACTGTCAGGCATGAATCTTTGTGATCAGGGTGTGAGCTGGAACCAAGGAGACCTTGCCAGAAGCCTCTTCCCATGGTCTCTGGAATCGTGGACTGGGAAACAGCGGAGGTGGGGGGAGAGTGAGGAGCAACGGGATGAGGAGGTGGGCGGGTTGGTTCTGGTGCAGAAGGTGGAGAATTTAGTCTGGATCAGCCACTGGGGTGGACACAAGTCTTCGAGCAGTGAGCTGGGGTGCAAAATTCATCCCCTCACAGAGGGGATGGCAGAGCCACCACAGAAAAGGACATCCACTAGAAGGGGAGACCTCCAAGGAGACAGAAAGGAGAGTCAGAAAATCAGAGGCTGGCAGTTAGAACTTAGCTGGGGGCTGGCACATGTCAGCTCCACAGTGACTAAAGGCCTCCTCTGTGTTTCAAGTGGACAGACAGCCTGATAGTCCCTGCCTTCCTGACAGTGACAGTCTACAGTCAAGACTATTAAACAGAAAGTGACCACAAAGTGTGCAGTGATCTAGTTTGGAAGTTTCCAAGGGCCTTCAGGATTATAAACTGAGATGAGAAGAGTATGAACTTGGAAGGCAAAGAAGATAACAAGGCATTGACTGTGGGGAGGGCCAGATGCAGGGCCAAAGACAGATGCAGCAGATCTGGGTTTTAGGAGGTCCACATGCTCCCTCATGAGAGTGGGGAGTGGATCAAATGGGGCCAGGCTGAAGGCAGggacaggggctgggaatgtagctcagtggcagagtgcttgtctagcaggtgcaaggccctgggttcaataccaagtgttacaaaaaagaaaaaaaagagagagaga includes these proteins:
- the Actl6b gene encoding actin-like protein 6B — its product is MSGGVYGGDEVGALVFDIGSFSVRAGYAGEDCPKADFPTTVGLLAAEDGGGLELEGEKEKKGKIFHIDTNALHVPRDGAEVMSPLKNGMIEDWECFRAILDHTYSKHVKSEPNLHPVLMSEAPWNTRAKREKLTELMFEQYNIPAFFLCKTAVLTAFANGRSTGLVLDSGATHTTAIPVHDGYVLQQGIVKSPLAGDFISMQCRELFQEMAIDIIPPYMIAAKEPVREGAPPNWKKKEKLPQVSKSWHNYMCNEVIQDFQASVLQVSDSPYDEQVAAQMPTVHYEMPNGYNTDYGAERLRIPEGLFDPSNVKGLSGNTMLGVGHVVTTSIGMCDIDIRPGLYGSVIVTGGNTLLQGFTDRLNRELSQKTPPSMRLKLIASNSTMERKFSPWIGGSILASLGTFQQMWISKQEYEEGGKQCVERKCP